The stretch of DNA ACAAATTGGACCAAGATGAAATCGATAAGATCCGAAAATACGTGATCTCGCAAAGGAAGAAATGGGTTCGTTTTaacaaagttttgaagaagggaGATTCCAGTAGCAGTGCAATCGTTGCCGAGGCTAAGGTTGACTCGAGAAACGCTGCAGTCAGTAAGGAGTTTGGAATGAGTGATGATATGATAGCAGATGTGCTAGCATCAGAATTGTCTGGGTTCAAAAGGATGAGTTTGGCAGGTGTTGATTGGAACACAAATATAAAGGCGAGGGTTAAACAGATGAAACAGCAGGGCAAATAGGAGGACAGTATGTGTTTTCAATGTACTGTCCTCTCAGAGGGATTTATAGATTCATACATGTGTACATGATATACTATTTTTCCTAATCGTCCTTCTGTTCTGCAGAACAAGTGATTAGGCGAGCTCCCAGCCTCTTTTCAATCTCTGCAGAGATGAGGCGGCATCCTCTGGAGAGGCAAAAGTGGACTGAAGCACTGACTCAATTTTGTCCCATGGGATCTCAACAGTTTTGTTTGCATCAACAGGCAGTTCGGCCGGTTCCGGGGCCTCGTCCGGTGTCGCAGTTTGTTCCACCACAGTGGGTTTGGATACCATAACATTAATGACAGAGTTGTCCTCTGCCTTTAAATCCCGAACAAGAGTACTGTCATGTAGTACTTTCCCCTTGAGCAGCAGTTTTAGCTGCTCAACCTGCTGAAGAGTCTCCTCGTGTTCGACCAGAAACTGCTTCATTTGCCTGACAGTTTCGTCCGGCTGGAAGCTGCTCGCTACGCTGAACTTGGGAGCACGAACGCTCTTTAAAGTGACGTTCACGGCCGCGTTACCAGCAGCCCCGTGGGTCCGTTTTGGGTCGTACTTGTACTTCAAGGGAGGCAGAGCGACACCCAGAGTTTTCACCTCCGATAGAGGTTTCTGGAAGTCCGGTCCGAGTGCCGGTTTGTTGATAGTAGCAAGCGTCAAAAACTTGGTCACAAAATCCTTATCAGACATTGTTGGGTATAGCGAGCAAGGGTCAAATTGGTTCCGTATCCTCCACTACAGCCCTTCACTCTGTGAACTTGTCCAAACTCTGAACGGTATTTGCGATatgtaatatatatatttttgttccCACTGTTTACGTAACTTTGTGTGGTGATGAACGGCATCGCATGATAAGAGCAACTTGTAGACGTGTGTGTTGTAGCTGGTCCAATTGCCCTGTGGGATTAGGTAGACGTGACACGGGCATTGAATCTTCCAGAGGGTGGACACGAAAGAGAGACAAAGAGAGGAGATGCTTGAGGAGTTGCACAGTTCCATAGTGCAAGCTGGAGTGCCGAGTCTTTCCACCTTCCCAACAGACTCATTAGCGAAGAGCAGTTCGCAACATGAAGATGAGAACGGGCAGGACCAGGCGTCTACGATCCTTGAAGCCGTTAGCGAGTCCACTACTAGCAAAGTCGCAGAAGAGGACTCTTCGGAGCCGCTGTTTTTCAACTACCACGAGTTTGTGGAGACCTTCTACGGTAATTTGGACACGCCGAACGGCCGCTGTGAACACAGCGAGTCGCAGAGCATAACGATAACGCATTTTCCGAATCCGTACTGTGCCATTGATTCGCTTGAATTCCAAACTACAAGGGTCGTGCGGATCCCACGACGATTCGAAACTACATTAGAGTACCCATGCTTCAGCACGATGCTCCCGGGGAACGAACCCGCTGCTATAGTGGACGCCACAGACGGGAAAGAGTTCGTGCCGCATGGTGTGTACGATGACGGACAGCTGTTCGGCTACTCCTCGGTGAGCCCGCTGTCCTTGTATTTTACGCAAGAGGAGTTTGAGGTCATAGTTACTCAGGTGAACCGGTATATTGCCAAGTCCTTCCGGGCAAGTAGCCCGTACAACGTGTTCGACATCGCAGTCGGGATTCTTACGTTGGGTCTGTGGTCGCTGTTGTCCCACTGGCACGAACTACAACCGGTGTCGCTGAAAAAGCTCGACCGTTACATTTTGCATCTGAACAGCTCTACTAAATTTAGTAGCCAGGGCATTAGCATCATCAACCCGAAACGATCTGGGTTCCTATCTTTAGATTTCCAGGTACCGAGACCGAGACTCGCAAAGCCTCAGGTGGAATGATGGGGAGAGGGTAcgtggggggggggggctATACGCAAAGAAAATGGTGATATGGGGACGCCAATTGTTCTGGCACCAAGAGAGATGAGGTAGTTTCGAACGGTTTTCGCGAAGCATGCAGGTTTCGTTGCAGACACGCCAGATCAAAGTTATTCTACTGGATAGAATGCTGAGGGGAGGGGCTGGATGCTCCAGAGGTCAGCAGTTCGTTAGGTGACCGGGCCATCTTTCGTGTCACTCTATGGAACCTTTAGGTGAGGTGTACGGCTTTTTATTTTAGCCCAATGCAGGAATTTCCGTTTCGGGTGACGGTGTACGcgaaaagggaaaagaaGCGTAATGACTTCCCGATTTGGCGTAATTGACGCGAAATTATTCGCGTCGTCCACGGTGGCATTTGGCGACCGTAGAAGGTACTCACTGTGCCGATATGGGACAACTCGATTCCACTTTCCACCTGTTTCTGAGTGCGTATGTCTTTTGACATTTCGTGTCACTGTTGCTTTTCGCTGCTTTTCGCTGCTTTTCGCTTTTCGCAGCTTACTCTGCGAAAGTGTAGATCTAGAAAGGTTCTCCAGCACTGAACATTTGGCGTTACAGTTTTGATTCTCGATGGCCAAAGACAAGGGACGAAAGTTGCTCATTTGATATATAAAGATGCCCGAGGTCCTTCAAGAGTAATGGCATAGTGCAAGAGTGTTTGTCTCCTCTCTGTTAGGAGTTTGTTCCCATCAGCTACTGTTGTACAATAACCAACACACTAAGTTCATCCCCCCCCAtaataaaaacaaacacaATGCAATACTACGAAAAGGCTTTGCACATTCTAATGAAATCGCCCTGCACGGACGAAATGATCCAGTATCTAACGCGTGTGACGCTAAAGGTGCTACCTAACACACCTGCGCAGCAATATCCAAGTCCACCAAGTTCCCCCACGGAGCTTTCTGGGAAGGAGCCTCGTCTACCCTCTCTAAGGACGTTCATCACGAAGCTGGTCAGATACACAAACGTTTACACGCCTACGCTGCTCACTACCGTTTGCtacttgaacaagttgaagaggatACTGCCCAAGGACGCTAAGGGTTTGCCATCCACGATCCACAGGCTCTTCCTTGCGTGTCTGATACTGAGTGCCAAATACCACAACGACTCGTCGCCGCTAAACAAACACTGGGCCAAGTACACGGATGGGTTGTTCTCCCTAGAGGATATCAATCTGATGGAGAGGCAGTTACTGAACCTGTTGAACTGGGACCTACGCGTCGAACAGGAGGACCTTATCCTTGACTTGCAAACGTTGCTCGAGCCAATCAGAGACCACGTTGTCGCTACCCAGATCcagatcaagaagagacagcAGCGCTCGTCTCCAGTGGCGCAGCAGCTGTCGAACGCCAAGCTGTTCGACTACCAGCGGAACTACTCCGTAGCGTCCAACCTGAGCTCCAGCTCGACGCTGGTTGGCCAGTCGAGGAGCGGCAGTTCGAGCAGCATAAATCTGAAGAGCCAGAGGCCTGCAGACATATGGCAGGACTCCGATCCGCGGGGCTACGCGTGGAGATTGGAGCAGCAGGTATGATCCAGCCCCCCCCCCCTACTTCCCCTCACACATACGCATTAGGTGAATGCACACACAAGTTCGTCACACAGGTTCATCACACTTCAGGTTTTAGTTTTATATTATACATCGTtcataataataataacaacaatAGTTATAGAATACTTAGCAACCGCGATCAGGGCAGACCTGCTGTATCTGCTAGCAACCCGCTGGCCACAAGGTGCTGCCCAGGAGAGAACCCGCTCGCTTGCCGGTTTCTGGCTTAGCCAACACTGCAGTGCTATACCCTTCCAGGTAATAGTGCTACCGGTAAGCAGGTAATGTAATATTTAACCAACTGCACCCGTGCACCACAGCGTTAAAGAGGCAAACGTGTCCCGAAAGGGAAATTGTGCGCGCGAATTTCCCGTCGTTCGAGCCCCGATTTCCCGCTTCCCGGCCGTATAAGAAGAGCGGACCTGGCGCTGGATCAAGCCATGGGTCTTGGCGGGTTGCTATGTCGTCTCAGGGGGTCGGTAGACGGTGGCGTAGCTTAGGTGCAATTTTGATGGTGAAGGCagcgaaaaaaagagtgaaCAGGCGAGCGAGGGAGGAGCCAGAGGAGGACACTGACGCCTCGACGGTCGAGCAGACGTCGAGCGGGTCGAGCGTCGAAGAAACCGAGGAGGAGTCCGAGCAAGAATCGGAGCAGGAatctgaagaagaggaagaaccccccaagaagagcaagaagagTAAGAAGCGGGTGCCCAAAGCTGCAGAAAAAACCGCAGTGAAGCCAAAGAGCtcgaagaaaaagaaaatgaaggtCAAGCCGATGGTCAAGCCGCTGGAACAGCCCAAGAAACGGTCGATACTGTCCTTCGGTAAAAGGAGCGGTTCTGGTGACAAGTTAgcgaagaacaagaagaagaagaagaaggtcGTCCAGAGGGAGAGATCTCTGTTCATG from Huiozyma naganishii CBS 8797 chromosome 1, complete genome encodes:
- the SHR5 gene encoding Shr5p (similar to Saccharomyces cerevisiae SHR5 (YOL110W); ancestral locus Anc_3.66) — its product is MLEELHSSIVQAGVPSLSTFPTDSLAKSSSQHEDENGQDQASTILEAVSESTTSKVAEEDSSEPLFFNYHEFVETFYGNLDTPNGRCEHSESQSITITHFPNPYCAIDSLEFQTTRVVRIPRRFETTLEYPCFSTMLPGNEPAAIVDATDGKEFVPHGVYDDGQLFGYSSVSPLSLYFTQEEFEVIVTQVNRYIAKSFRASSPYNVFDIAVGILTLGLWSLLSHWHELQPVSLKKLDRYILHLNSSTKFSSQGISIINPKRSGFLSLDFQVPRPRLAKPQVE
- the KNAG0A01500 gene encoding uncharacterized protein; the protein is MARQQRAQTEKLVKIFMNRDLSLWTTFFFFFLFFANLSPEPLLLPKDSIDRFLGCSSGLTIGLTFIFFFFELFGFTAVFSAALGTRFLLFLLFLGGSSSSSDSCSDSCSDSSSVSSTLDPLDVCSTVEASVSSSGSSLARLFTLFFAAFTIKIAPKLRHRLPTP
- the PCL1 gene encoding Pcl1p (similar to Saccharomyces cerevisiae PCL1 (YNL289W); ancestral locus Anc_3.70), which codes for MQYYEKALHILMKSPCTDEMIQYLTRVTLKVLPNTPAQQYPSPPSSPTELSGKEPRLPSLRTFITKLVRYTNVYTPTLLTTVCYLNKLKRILPKDAKGLPSTIHRLFLACLILSAKYHNDSSPLNKHWAKYTDGLFSLEDINLMERQLLNLLNWDLRVEQEDLILDLQTLLEPIRDHVVATQIQIKKRQQRSSPVAQQLSNAKLFDYQRNYSVASNLSSSSTLVGQSRSGSSSSINLKSQRPADIWQDSDPRGYAWRLEQQV
- the MDY2 gene encoding Mdy2p (similar to Saccharomyces cerevisiae MDY2 (YOL111C); ancestral locus Anc_3.65), yielding MSDKDFVTKFLTLATINKPALGPDFQKPLSEVKTLGVALPPLKYKYDPKRTHGAAGNAAVNVTLKSVRAPKFSVASSFQPDETVRQMKQFLVEHEETLQQVEQLKLLLKGKVLHDSTLVRDLKAEDNSVINVMVSKPTVVEQTATPDEAPEPAELPVDANKTVEIPWDKIESVLQSTFASPEDAASSLQRLKRGWELA